From a single Loxodonta africana isolate mLoxAfr1 chromosome 9, mLoxAfr1.hap2, whole genome shotgun sequence genomic region:
- the LOC100669645 gene encoding olfactory receptor 1J21-like isoform X1, whose amino-acid sequence MKRDNQSSLSEFLLLGLPICPEQQGIYYALFLGIYLTTVLENLFIILLIRLDSRLHTPMYFFLSHLALTDISFSSVTAPKMLMNMQMQNQSISYAGCISQVYFFLFFGGIDSFLLTSMAYDRYVAICYPLHYTTIMSRSLCFLLVIMSWVLSFASALLHTLLLACLSFCGDNTIPHFFCDLSALLKLSSSDTSTNKLAILIVGVMVITLPFICILVSYGCIGSTILRVPSTKGICKALSTCGSHLSVVSLYYGAIIGLYFFPSFRNSNDKDVIVAILYTVVTPMLNPFIYSLRNRDMKGALGNILKRRTFSPYCALNLDRCCDLFCLIRC is encoded by the coding sequence ATGAAGAGGGATAATCAGAGCAGTCTGTCAGAATTCCTCCTTCTGGGGCTCCCCATCTGTCCAGAGCAGCAGGGCATATACTATGCTCTGTTCCTGGGCATCTACCTCACCACCGTTCTGGAGAACCTGTTCATCATCCTGCTCATCAGGCTGGACTCTcgcctccacacccccatgtacttcttcctcagccACTTGGCCCTCACTGACATCTCTTTCTCATCAGTCACAGCACCAAAGATGCTGATGAACATGCAAATGCagaatcaatccatctcatatgCTGGGTGCATTTCTCAggtgtattttttcttattttttggtgGTATTGACAGCTTCCTTCTCACCTCAATGGCCTATGACAGGTACGTGGCCATTTGTTACCCCCTCCACTATACCACTATCATGAGTCGGAGCCTGTGTTTCCTGCTAGTAATTATGTCCTGGGTCTTATCCTTTGCCAGTGCACTATTGCACACACTGCTGTTGGCTTGTCTCTCTTTCTGTGGAGACAACACTATTCCCCACTTCTTCTGTGACCTCTCTGCCTTACTTAAACTGTCCAGCTCAGACACCTCAACAAATAAGCTGGCAATCCTCATTGTGGGGGTCATGGTCATTACCCTTCCATTCATATGCATCCTGGTCTCTTATGGCTGCATTGGGTCCACTATCCTGAGAGTTCCCTCAACCAAGGGAATCTGCAAAGCCTTGTCCACCTGTGGCTCCCACCTCTCCGTGGTGTCTCTATACTATGGGGCTATTATTGGGTTGTACTTTTTCCCCTCATTCAGGAACTCTAATGACAAAGATGTCATTGTGGCTATATTATACACTGTGGTCACTCCCATGCTAAATCCTTTTATCTATAGTCTGAGGAATCGGGACATGAAAGGAGCTTTGGGAAATATACTCAAAAGAAGAACATTTTCACCATACTGTGCACTGAATTTAGATAGGTGTTGTGACTTGTTTTGTTTAATAAGATGCTAG